Within Verrucomicrobiia bacterium, the genomic segment CATGATGATTTCGCATTTCGAACACCTTGTTCGGGAGGAAGGTTTGAGCTGGGGACATGAGGCGGCCTTGCGCGGTGCTTCCGAGCGGCTATTGCCCATCCTGATGACGGCGACCGTAACGGGGCTGGGATTGCTGCCGCTGGCCATTGGCTCGGGCGAGGCAGGGCGTGAGATCGAAGGCCCGATGGCGATTGTCATTCTAGGGGGACTGGTTACCTCCACTTTGCTCAACTTGCTGGTGCTGCCGAGCCTGGCGCTTCGCTTTGGCCGGTTTGAGAGGGTTGGCAACACCGGCGCACCAAATGGATGATGGCCTTGAGGGCTAGTTCCTGGGAAAGGATTGGTTTGCCGATGACATCGTCGCCCCCGCTCTTGAGCACCCGCGCCCGGTTTTCGAAGCCGCCATGGCTGGTGACATAAATAACCGGCGTGTATTCATAGGCGGGCAAGGCCCGCAAGCGCCGGCCCAATTCCAGCCCATTGAGCCCCGGCATCTCGATGTCCAGCAGAACGAGGTCGAAATGCTGCTCGTTCAGCCAGCGCCAGGCCGTGAAAGGGTCCGGTGTGCTGCGGGTTTCTATGTGCACCTGTTTGAGCGAGGAAATCACCAGCCGGTTAGACAAAGGATCGTCATCGACCGCCAGCGCCTGGAATTTTCCCTTTAAATCCAGAGTGGCGTTTTTTGCATCCCGAAAGAGCAGATCGAAACAACTTAGCGCGGCGGTTATCGTGCGTATCACCGATGGGGTAATCAGAGCGGCCGCGTCGGTGAACCGCAGGAGCAATGCCTCGAGAACCCCGGCCACCTCGGCCAGCAAATGGCATTTAGTCATCGCAGATGAGACCCATACAAAATGCACCTTGCGCGCCAGGTCTTGCAGCCGCAGCGCGCGTTCCGCATCGGTGCGCGCGCCGTTGAAGACCTCGAACAAGGTCCGTAATGCGCCGCAAATGACCGGCCCGTTGGAAAGGAAATCCATTCGCGCGGCAGTGGTTTCCGGGTTTGAGGCGGTGTCCGCTCGACGAGGCGGCACAGTTCCCAGCGGCTGCGCAGATTGAGTGGTTGAATCCCGCGAGGAAACCGCAGGGGCAGCACGGACTGCCTTTGGCTTTGGAGCTAAGCCCGCAGCCGCGCTGTGCTCGGCCAGCACGTCCTTAATGGCACTGAGCAACAACGAAGGGGTGCATTGGCTCTTGAGCAACGCTCGTTTAGGGCCCGTTGCGCCAGCGTTGCCCAATTCGTCATCCATGTGCGAGCTGGAAAGAATGATGACCGGCAGTTGCGCCAGTTCCGGGTCGTCGCGAAACACCTTGAGCACCTCCATCCCGGTGAATCTCGGCATCATCAGGTCGAGCACGACGACATCGGGCCTGGCAGCGCGCGCCTGCCTGACGGCCCCCAGGCCGTCTCCGGCGATATCCACCTCCAAGCCGTGGCGCGCCAAACCATCCCGGTAAATCCTCAGGACAAGCGGGTCATCATCCACAACCAGCACCCGGCTCATGGATGGCCCTCCAGCCCGACAGAACAC encodes:
- a CDS encoding response regulator; the encoded protein is MSRVLVVDDDPLVLRIYRDGLARHGLEVDIAGDGLGAVRQARAARPDVVVLDLMMPRFTGMEVLKVFRDDPELAQLPVIILSSSHMDDELGNAGATGPKRALLKSQCTPSLLLSAIKDVLAEHSAAAGLAPKPKAVRAAPAVSSRDSTTQSAQPLGTVPPRRADTASNPETTAARMDFLSNGPVICGALRTLFEVFNGARTDAERALRLQDLARKVHFVWVSSAMTKCHLLAEVAGVLEALLLRFTDAAALITPSVIRTITAALSCFDLLFRDAKNATLDLKGKFQALAVDDDPLSNRLVISSLKQVHIETRSTPDPFTAWRWLNEQHFDLVLLDIEMPGLNGLELGRRLRALPAYEYTPVIYVTSHGGFENRARVLKSGGDDVIGKPILSQELALKAIIHLVRRCCQPSQTGQSEAPGSAAPAS